The following proteins are co-located in the Synechococcus sp. PROS-U-1 genome:
- a CDS encoding calcium-binding protein yields the protein MPPDCFSSTPPPRPPRPDGGTELTQIFGTDNSDELYGDLDRNLIWGYEGDDFAYGYKGDDTIKGHKGNDYLKGGCGNDKLRGCEGDDTLKGGYGNDILYSGGGNDLLLGGGGSDTFKIYGSGENVIKDFSANDGDRIILKSTIFDSIAQDGEHVLISFDDNSTLLVLESTLSDVVNNLTAEIV from the coding sequence CTGCCGCCAGATTGTTTCAGCAGCACACCTCCGCCCCGACCGCCCCGACCGGATGGTGGAACAGAGCTAACGCAGATTTTTGGTACAGACAATTCGGATGAACTTTATGGTGACTTAGATAGGAACCTAATTTGGGGATACGAAGGCGATGATTTTGCTTACGGCTACAAAGGAGATGACACGATCAAAGGACACAAAGGGAATGATTATCTAAAGGGAGGATGTGGCAATGACAAACTTCGGGGTTGCGAAGGTGATGATACTTTGAAAGGCGGATATGGCAATGATATTTTGTACTCGGGTGGTGGGAATGATTTGTTGCTGGGTGGAGGCGGTAGCGACACTTTTAAGATCTACGGTTCTGGAGAAAATGTAATTAAAGATTTCAGCGCCAATGATGGAGACAGAATTATACTGAAATCTACTATTTTTGATTCAATAGCTCAAGACGGCGAGCATGTTCTTATTTCTTTTGACGACAACTCTACTCTTCTGGTGCTTGAATCAACACTCAGCGATGTCGTGAATAATTTGACAGCTGAAATTGTTTAA
- a CDS encoding Nif11-like leader peptide family natural product precursor — MSREAFRDFLRAIEHHQGLRRDAAQCSDDDQLLALARRHGFDVTKRDFSDDAQESAIIRWFETSRIQRSFQSRPSQTTPSQTTPSQTPPSQTPPS; from the coding sequence ATGAGTCGTGAAGCTTTTCGAGATTTTCTGCGGGCCATCGAGCATCACCAAGGATTGCGACGCGACGCTGCCCAGTGCAGTGATGATGATCAACTACTGGCCCTGGCCAGGCGCCATGGTTTCGATGTAACCAAGCGGGATTTCAGCGACGATGCCCAGGAATCAGCGATCATCCGCTGGTTTGAAACCAGCCGAATCCAACGCTCCTTTCAATCACGGCCATCTCAAACAACGCCATCTCAAACAACGCCGTCTCAAACACCACCGTCTCAAACACCACCGTCCTGA
- a CDS encoding c-type cytochrome: MARAAGLILTLLLLVGSSELLSAPAMAFESSALEQGEQIFNSNCAACHMGGGNVIRANRTLKISDLNAHVDAYANTPLEALEHEIEDGLNAMPGYADKLSEEEIIAVATYVEQRAELGW; this comes from the coding sequence ATGGCACGCGCTGCAGGCCTGATCCTGACGCTTTTGTTGCTCGTCGGTTCGAGTGAACTGCTGTCAGCACCGGCGATGGCGTTTGAAAGCTCAGCCTTGGAGCAGGGAGAGCAGATTTTCAACAGCAACTGTGCGGCTTGTCACATGGGTGGCGGCAATGTGATTCGCGCCAACCGAACGCTCAAGATCAGCGATCTGAACGCCCATGTCGATGCCTACGCGAACACCCCTTTGGAAGCTCTTGAGCATGAAATCGAGGACGGCCTCAATGCAATGCCCGGATATGCCGACAAACTGAGTGAAGAGGAGATCATTGCGGTGGCCACCTACGTCGAACAACGGGCCGAATTGGGCTGGTAA
- the petE gene encoding plastocyanin yields the protein MRSVIRTVAAACCAFLMLIGLNVGTAQAATVEVKLGTDAGMLAFEPATVNIKAGDTVKFVNNKLAPHNAVFEGNDEYSHSDLAFNPGESWEETFATAGTYDYYCEPHRGAGMVGKVIVE from the coding sequence ATGCGCTCCGTCATCCGCACCGTTGCAGCTGCGTGCTGCGCCTTCCTGATGCTGATCGGCCTCAACGTCGGCACTGCTCAAGCAGCCACCGTTGAGGTGAAGCTCGGCACAGACGCCGGCATGCTCGCTTTCGAACCTGCCACCGTGAACATCAAGGCAGGCGACACCGTCAAGTTCGTCAACAACAAATTGGCACCTCACAACGCTGTCTTCGAAGGCAACGATGAGTACAGCCACTCCGATCTCGCCTTCAACCCCGGCGAATCCTGGGAAGAAACCTTTGCCACCGCTGGCACTTATGACTACTACTGTGAGCCCCACCGTGGTGCTGGCATGGTCGGCAAAGTGATTGTCGAGTGA